A region from the Thermodesulfobacteriota bacterium genome encodes:
- a CDS encoding long-chain fatty acid--CoA ligase: protein MNVGDWIRKRAILSSGKTAVIFEEKEFSYRQVNERTNQLAHAMVDSGIKKGDRVAVLFYNCHQFLEVYFAAAKLGAIFVPLNFRLAGPELEFMLNNCGAEMLIYNSDLADAVDSIRSAIPVKKGNFIQVDGDTPSWAFDYEGLLLRHPMSEPEIKEEVELEDPQMIMYTSGTTGQPKGALLSHRKTFYNTFNADIYFDISSTDRMLVVMPLFHSGGLNITAVPILYKGGTAIIQKHFDPEEVLRLIERYKITLMMAVPTMLNFILKKTDMERYVLNSLRTCMTAGEVCPLSLIKEYQKRNIPIRQVFGQTETSIVLWLPEVDSIRKAGSVGLPVFHSDVKVVNRKGADVVPGEIGEIIVKGPIQMTDYWNLPEETARTIRGGWLHTGDLARVDDEGYVYIVDREKDMFISGGENVYPAEIEKVYAIHPKILESAVIGVADDEWGEVGKAIIALKEGETMTEKEALDFCKGKLAGYKTPKSVIFVDELPKTASGKIKKVPLRKKYGKPCLA, encoded by the coding sequence ATGAATGTTGGTGATTGGATCAGGAAGAGGGCAATCCTCTCTTCTGGAAAGACGGCTGTAATATTCGAAGAAAAAGAATTTTCCTACCGGCAGGTCAATGAAAGGACCAATCAACTGGCACATGCAATGGTCGATAGTGGAATTAAAAAGGGCGATAGAGTGGCAGTCCTGTTTTACAACTGCCATCAGTTTTTAGAGGTCTACTTTGCTGCAGCTAAATTGGGTGCAATATTTGTTCCCCTGAACTTCAGGCTTGCAGGGCCTGAGCTGGAGTTTATGTTGAACAACTGTGGGGCGGAGATGCTGATATATAACTCTGATCTTGCTGATGCTGTAGATTCCATTCGTTCAGCTATACCTGTTAAGAAAGGAAACTTTATCCAGGTAGATGGTGATACACCTTCCTGGGCGTTTGACTATGAAGGACTGCTCCTCCGGCATCCGATGAGTGAACCTGAAATTAAGGAAGAGGTTGAACTGGAAGACCCTCAGATGATCATGTATACGTCAGGGACTACCGGCCAGCCTAAAGGGGCACTTTTATCTCACAGGAAGACATTCTACAATACCTTCAATGCAGATATTTACTTTGATATATCTTCAACCGACAGGATGCTGGTAGTAATGCCCCTTTTTCATTCCGGCGGGCTCAACATAACCGCAGTACCCATCCTTTATAAAGGAGGGACGGCTATTATTCAGAAACACTTTGATCCTGAAGAGGTATTACGGCTCATCGAAAGGTATAAGATCACCCTGATGATGGCGGTTCCCACCATGCTCAACTTTATACTGAAGAAGACCGATATGGAAAGGTATGTTCTTAACTCCCTGAGGACATGTATGACAGCAGGTGAAGTATGCCCCCTTTCCCTCATTAAAGAATACCAAAAAAGGAATATACCCATAAGACAGGTATTCGGTCAGACGGAGACCTCTATTGTCCTGTGGCTTCCTGAGGTTGATTCTATCAGAAAAGCAGGTTCTGTGGGGTTGCCTGTCTTCCATAGTGATGTCAAAGTGGTAAACAGGAAAGGTGCGGATGTAGTGCCAGGGGAGATCGGAGAGATCATTGTAAAAGGCCCTATTCAGATGACAGACTATTGGAATCTTCCAGAGGAGACAGCCCGGACCATAAGAGGTGGTTGGTTGCATACCGGAGACCTTGCCAGGGTAGATGATGAGGGATACGTTTACATAGTAGACAGAGAGAAGGATATGTTTATAAGCGGCGGTGAGAATGTCTATCCGGCAGAGATTGAAAAGGTCTATGCTATTCACCCGAAGATTCTGGAGTCGGCAGTAATTGGGGTTGCTGATGATGAATGGGGAGAGGTGGGTAAGGCCATAATTGCCTTAAAAGAGGGAGAAACCATGACGGAGAAAGAGGCACTGGATTTCTGTAAAGGGAAATTAGCAGGATACAAGACACCAAAATCAGTGATTTTTGTTGACGAACTTCCAAAGACAGCCAGTGGAAAGATAAAGAAGGTACCTCTCAGAAAAAAGTATGGCAAACCTTGCCTCGCTTGA
- a CDS encoding CoA-transferase has translation MKGKVKEILENRFKIREYEGTDKVCDLAGVVRNNINPGMLLHTCQTGVRWCSAIIYEIARQFWGKMPDFTITGISLNHPIAVLVHGGLVKKLITTYCGDPYYTIGPNAVFQRAYKEKTTQIEIWSILSLPLRLKAAAMGVEFMPTKSLIGSDMEKENKEDFIVIDDPFQGGEKIGLARALYPDISLTHGWAADRYGNTLLLPPYAENLYGCMGSKKGTIVTVEKIVSTDFIRQYSHLMKLPGDYVTAVCEVPLGSHPSGLAKGGMSDFPVYAEDYDFVDEACEAAKNPEEFDRWIDKWVLGCKDHKDYLNKLGYNRILALKGKTHADSWRYDVEAITREYDSPEYTPLEMAIVIAGRKTKEKIKKNDYRTILAGAGIANLGAWLAYFDLKEEGFDIELMAEIGLYGYTPTPFDPAVFNNRNFPTCKAIVDTHDIMGIFMGGSRNRCVGTLGIGQIDKYGNINTTKIPERLLYIAGSGGANDIATCAQEVVAIAVHSRRRFLDRVSYITSPGRKVTTLVSTLGVFEKIGNDEEFTLTGYFPDKGVTTKEDHIRQIKENCGWDLKVSSDPEEIPPPELEELIMLRMFDPRKYYLGE, from the coding sequence ATGAAGGGTAAGGTTAAAGAGATATTGGAAAACAGGTTTAAGATAAGGGAGTACGAAGGGACAGACAAGGTATGTGATTTGGCCGGGGTAGTAAGAAACAATATAAACCCTGGTATGCTGCTGCATACCTGTCAGACAGGAGTGAGGTGGTGCAGTGCAATTATCTATGAGATTGCGAGACAGTTTTGGGGGAAAATGCCAGATTTTACAATAACTGGTATATCATTAAATCACCCCATAGCTGTTCTCGTTCATGGTGGTCTGGTAAAGAAGCTCATTACCACTTACTGTGGAGACCCTTATTATACAATAGGTCCTAATGCTGTCTTTCAAAGGGCATACAAAGAAAAGACCACACAGATAGAGATATGGTCCATACTTTCGTTACCTCTCAGGTTAAAGGCTGCTGCCATGGGTGTAGAATTCATGCCGACAAAATCCCTCATCGGCAGTGATATGGAGAAGGAGAACAAAGAAGACTTTATTGTAATAGATGATCCCTTCCAGGGCGGAGAGAAAATTGGTCTGGCAAGGGCGCTTTATCCTGATATATCCCTGACCCATGGTTGGGCTGCTGATAGGTATGGGAATACCCTGCTGCTTCCTCCATATGCAGAGAACCTCTACGGTTGTATGGGAAGTAAAAAAGGGACTATAGTAACGGTAGAGAAGATAGTCTCTACCGATTTTATAAGGCAGTATTCACATCTTATGAAGCTTCCGGGAGACTATGTCACCGCAGTGTGTGAGGTACCATTAGGCTCCCATCCCAGTGGCCTTGCCAAGGGGGGCATGAGTGATTTTCCAGTTTATGCTGAGGATTACGATTTTGTGGACGAGGCATGTGAAGCGGCAAAGAACCCGGAGGAGTTCGACAGGTGGATAGACAAATGGGTTCTGGGATGTAAAGATCACAAAGATTATTTGAACAAATTGGGCTACAATCGTATCCTTGCACTGAAAGGGAAGACCCATGCCGATTCATGGCGGTATGATGTAGAGGCAATCACCAGAGAATACGATTCTCCTGAATATACTCCACTTGAGATGGCAATTGTTATTGCGGGGAGAAAAACGAAAGAGAAAATAAAGAAAAATGATTACAGGACAATACTTGCTGGTGCAGGAATTGCCAACCTTGGGGCATGGCTTGCCTATTTTGACCTGAAGGAAGAGGGATTCGACATAGAGCTTATGGCAGAAATAGGTCTATATGGTTACACCCCTACACCTTTTGATCCCGCCGTATTTAACAACCGTAATTTCCCTACCTGCAAGGCAATAGTTGACACCCATGACATCATGGGTATATTTATGGGCGGCTCCAGGAATAGATGTGTTGGCACCCTGGGGATAGGCCAGATAGACAAATATGGGAATATCAATACAACAAAGATTCCGGAGAGGCTCTTATATATTGCCGGGTCGGGAGGTGCAAATGATATTGCTACATGTGCTCAGGAGGTAGTTGCAATTGCCGTCCATTCCAGAAGGCGGTTTTTGGATAGGGTAAGCTACATAACCTCCCCGGGGAGAAAGGTTACCACACTGGTATCCACCCTGGGTGTCTTTGAAAAGATAGGGAATGATGAGGAATTTACCCTTACAGGTTATTTTCCAGACAAGGGGGTAACCACGAAGGAAGATCATATCCGACAAATAAAGGAGAACTGCGGATGGGATTTAAAGGTCTCTTCTGACCCGGAAGAGATACCTCCTCCTGAGCTGGAAGAGCTTATAATGCTGCGGATGTTTGATCCCAGGAAGTACTATCTTGGAGAATAG
- a CDS encoding thiolase family protein translates to MRTVYIIGVGMTMFGRFPESNVIELGRTAALNALRDACINKKDIQVAYAGHARTGQLYNRECGVGQSILWELGISGIPISSVGNFCSSGSTALREAWMAVGTGMYDVALAIGVEKLTGRTGKGRPLTSDGVELLTLMGFSPPIYFGNVATRHMADYGTTPEHLAMVAVKNRKNAGPNPRCQYKDPITIEEVLNSPVIVEPLTLLNCCPTTDGSAAAILCSKEVVNKYTRKPVEIAASALRSGPYEKCKDITTFGSDRLAALDAYETAGIGPEDLDFAEVHDCFTIAEIIHYEDFGFCKKGGGGRFIEEGISDMGGKLPVSPSGGLMSRGHPIGATGLAQVAEAVWQLRGVAENQVKGAKVAFTHCAGGFQDTIELGDVQSSAVTILKRGW, encoded by the coding sequence ATGAGAACCGTGTATATCATTGGTGTAGGGATGACCATGTTCGGTAGATTTCCTGAGTCCAATGTTATAGAACTGGGAAGGACGGCAGCCTTGAATGCCTTACGGGATGCCTGTATCAATAAGAAGGATATACAGGTTGCATATGCCGGACATGCCAGAACAGGGCAGCTTTACAATAGAGAATGCGGGGTTGGGCAATCTATTCTATGGGAATTGGGTATTTCAGGAATCCCCATAAGCAGTGTAGGGAACTTTTGCTCCAGTGGTTCTACTGCCCTGAGAGAAGCCTGGATGGCGGTGGGTACAGGCATGTACGATGTAGCCCTTGCCATTGGTGTAGAAAAACTAACGGGGAGAACAGGAAAGGGACGTCCTCTGACCTCAGACGGGGTAGAATTGCTCACGTTGATGGGTTTCAGTCCCCCCATCTATTTTGGGAATGTTGCAACCCGTCATATGGCTGACTACGGCACGACCCCTGAGCATCTCGCCATGGTTGCTGTAAAAAATCGTAAGAATGCAGGTCCTAACCCTCGCTGCCAGTATAAAGACCCTATAACGATAGAGGAGGTCTTGAATTCTCCTGTTATAGTAGAACCCCTGACCCTTTTAAACTGTTGTCCCACTACCGATGGATCTGCTGCAGCAATCCTTTGCAGCAAAGAGGTTGTTAATAAATATACCAGAAAACCTGTTGAAATAGCAGCCTCTGCTCTTAGGTCAGGTCCGTATGAGAAATGCAAGGACATCACTACCTTTGGGTCAGATCGTCTGGCGGCATTAGATGCCTATGAAACTGCCGGTATTGGACCCGAAGACCTTGATTTTGCGGAGGTCCATGATTGTTTTACTATAGCTGAGATTATTCACTATGAAGACTTCGGGTTTTGCAAGAAAGGTGGGGGGGGTAGATTCATCGAAGAAGGGATATCCGATATGGGGGGGAAATTGCCGGTAAGTCCCAGCGGTGGGCTGATGTCCAGAGGGCATCCTATAGGAGCCACTGGTCTGGCTCAGGTAGCCGAAGCGGTATGGCAGCTCCGGGGAGTTGCAGAAAATCAGGTAAAAGGGGCAAAAGTTGCCTTTACCCACTGTGCCGGAGGGTTTCAGGATACTATAGAACTGGGTGATGTCCAGTCCAGTGCGGTCACTATACTCAAGAGGGGTTGGTAG
- a CDS encoding Zn-ribbon domain-containing OB-fold protein yields MTRDNSVSRVDTIGDFIDPKLRPFIKLPESPSEKPHLIGSKCSSCGEYFFPRRAICPNCLKDEMPEDVLLGNKGKLYTYCIVKAAPLGFNAPYAIGYVDLPEGLRIFSPLAECDKEKLKINMDLELIVDKIREDEAGQAVYGYKFKPVSL; encoded by the coding sequence ATGACAAGAGACAATAGCGTTTCGAGAGTTGATACGATAGGGGACTTCATAGATCCGAAGCTAAGACCCTTTATCAAATTGCCGGAGTCTCCCTCTGAAAAGCCCCATCTGATAGGAAGTAAGTGTAGCTCCTGTGGGGAGTATTTCTTCCCCAGGAGGGCTATCTGCCCAAACTGCCTGAAGGATGAGATGCCGGAGGACGTACTCTTGGGCAATAAGGGGAAATTATATACCTACTGCATAGTGAAGGCGGCACCGTTAGGTTTTAATGCCCCTTATGCCATAGGATATGTAGATCTCCCGGAAGGGCTGCGGATATTCTCGCCTCTTGCAGAGTGTGATAAAGAGAAGTTAAAGATCAATATGGACTTAGAGCTTATTGTTGACAAAATTCGTGAAGATGAGGCGGGTCAGGCGGTATATGGATACAAGTTCAAGCCTGTTTCCCTTTAA
- a CDS encoding glucose 1-dehydrogenase: MRVKDRVAVVTGSGRGIGEATVRRLSEEGAKVVITDINEENAIKVANDIKAKGGSAIAVRTDVTRIDEVEALMAKAVEAFGKLDILVNNAGFNRDMLIKDMTEKDWDDVLDTDLKGAFLCAKFATKYMVEQKYGKVVNISSRAWHGNPGQANYSSAKAGIIGLTKSMAWEFGRYNINVNAIAPGIIATELMKGHPKFEMIKERQLANMPIKRLGEPIDVANTILFLVSDEASFISGEVIHVSGGRFG, translated from the coding sequence ATGAGAGTTAAGGACAGAGTGGCAGTTGTTACTGGTTCAGGAAGGGGCATAGGTGAGGCAACAGTACGCAGGCTTTCTGAAGAGGGTGCCAAGGTTGTAATTACTGACATAAATGAGGAGAATGCCATAAAGGTAGCAAATGACATAAAGGCTAAGGGAGGGAGTGCTATAGCCGTAAGAACAGACGTGACCAGAATAGATGAGGTAGAGGCATTAATGGCGAAGGCGGTAGAAGCGTTTGGGAAGCTGGACATTCTGGTCAACAATGCAGGATTCAACAGGGATATGCTTATAAAGGACATGACAGAAAAGGATTGGGATGATGTCCTTGATACAGACCTTAAGGGGGCATTTCTATGCGCCAAATTTGCTACTAAATATATGGTAGAGCAAAAATACGGCAAGGTAGTAAATATTTCTTCCAGGGCATGGCACGGGAACCCCGGGCAGGCAAACTATTCATCCGCAAAGGCAGGGATAATAGGTCTTACTAAATCCATGGCATGGGAATTCGGTCGGTACAACATAAATGTGAATGCCATTGCTCCTGGTATAATTGCTACCGAGCTGATGAAGGGGCACCCAAAGTTTGAGATGATAAAGGAAAGACAACTGGCAAATATGCCCATTAAGAGGCTTGGAGAGCCGATAGATGTTGCCAACACAATCCTATTTCTGGTGTCGGATGAGGCGAGTTTTATCTCAGGAGAGGTTATTCATGTGAGCGGAGGAAGGTTTGGTTAA
- a CDS encoding MaoC/PaaZ C-terminal domain-containing protein — translation MAKKSALKYWEDLEIGEEYTSPSRTVTEADVVNFAGLSGDYNELHTSEEFCKGNMYGTRIAHGLLGLSIASGLFTRTELCQQTARNLIAFLGLEWKFKGPIKIGDTVTVKVRIIDKKETKNPERGVFVLKRELYNQRGELVQEGETPLMIKRKK, via the coding sequence ATGGCGAAAAAATCTGCACTAAAATACTGGGAAGACCTGGAGATTGGGGAAGAGTACACATCTCCCTCCCGAACCGTTACAGAGGCGGATGTTGTTAACTTTGCAGGACTTTCCGGGGATTACAATGAGCTTCACACCAGTGAAGAGTTTTGTAAGGGTAATATGTATGGAACCAGAATAGCCCACGGGCTTCTGGGGCTGTCTATAGCTTCGGGGCTGTTTACACGTACAGAACTGTGCCAGCAAACAGCAAGAAATCTTATTGCCTTTCTCGGATTAGAATGGAAGTTCAAAGGACCTATCAAGATAGGTGACACTGTTACTGTAAAGGTCAGGATAATAGACAAGAAAGAGACGAAGAACCCCGAGAGAGGAGTCTTTGTATTAAAGAGAGAGCTGTATAACCAGAGGGGAGAACTTGTGCAGGAAGGTGAAACCCCACTAATGATAAAGAGGAAAAAATAG
- a CDS encoding acyl-CoA dehydrogenase family protein, which produces MDFELTEEQKILQDTVRKFMDNEVAPIVEECEKKKEMPRDLIKKLIPMGYVGALVPPEYGGLGLDYLSLGILMEEAGRTWGALRIMANGPLNLIPYTIYVNGTEEQKKKYLPSLLSADKTGFIAITEPNVGSDASGIETRADLQDGHFIVNGTKMWVTNGSTADVGIIFASTDRSKGPGGISAFIVDKKETPYSAKDIEKMFGHAMVASELVFEDAKVPKENMFGPEGKGLKIALTTLNEGRHNVAMGSVGIAQACINASVKYAKERKQFGKPIGSFQLVQKLIVEMVADTMASRLLGYQAAKCLETGGRCDRFCSVAKLFACEAAFKTASNALQVHGGYGYSKEFPIERYFRDARGAMIPEGTTEIQTLIIGRDVLGMSAIR; this is translated from the coding sequence ATGGATTTTGAGTTAACCGAGGAGCAGAAGATTCTTCAAGACACTGTTAGAAAATTTATGGATAACGAGGTTGCCCCTATTGTGGAGGAGTGTGAGAAAAAGAAGGAGATGCCCAGAGACCTTATTAAGAAGCTCATCCCTATGGGATATGTTGGCGCCCTTGTACCGCCGGAATATGGTGGCTTAGGGCTAGACTATCTCTCTCTTGGAATACTTATGGAGGAGGCCGGCAGAACATGGGGAGCCCTTAGAATAATGGCAAATGGACCATTAAATCTGATTCCCTATACCATTTATGTAAACGGCACAGAGGAACAAAAAAAGAAATATCTTCCTTCTCTGCTTTCTGCCGACAAGACAGGATTCATAGCCATAACCGAGCCCAATGTGGGATCTGATGCATCAGGTATAGAGACGAGGGCTGACCTGCAGGATGGTCATTTTATTGTGAACGGGACTAAGATGTGGGTTACCAATGGAAGTACCGCTGATGTAGGGATTATATTTGCTTCTACAGACAGGAGCAAAGGCCCTGGCGGAATATCTGCTTTTATCGTAGATAAGAAAGAGACCCCTTATTCAGCTAAGGATATAGAGAAGATGTTCGGGCATGCCATGGTTGCATCTGAGCTTGTATTTGAAGATGCCAAAGTTCCCAAAGAAAATATGTTTGGCCCAGAAGGGAAAGGTCTTAAGATTGCCCTTACAACATTGAATGAAGGGAGGCATAATGTTGCTATGGGTTCCGTAGGAATTGCGCAAGCCTGTATTAATGCCTCAGTAAAGTATGCGAAAGAGAGGAAACAGTTTGGAAAACCCATCGGTAGCTTCCAGCTGGTTCAGAAACTCATAGTGGAAATGGTAGCCGATACCATGGCATCCCGTCTTTTGGGCTATCAGGCAGCCAAATGTCTGGAAACAGGCGGCAGGTGTGACAGATTTTGTTCTGTTGCAAAGCTTTTCGCCTGTGAAGCGGCCTTCAAAACAGCATCCAATGCCCTGCAGGTTCATGGAGGGTACGGTTACTCCAAGGAGTTTCCTATTGAACGGTATTTCAGGGATGCCAGAGGGGCGATGATTCCCGAGGGTACCACGGAGATTCAGACATTGATAATAGGGAGAGATGTCCTGGGTATGTCTGCCATTAGATGA
- a CDS encoding VOC family protein translates to MMIKKINHVGIAVKDLDKAVSLFENVFGAKVIFRKVFGD, encoded by the coding sequence ATGATGATAAAAAAGATAAACCATGTAGGGATAGCCGTTAAAGACCTTGACAAAGCGGTTTCTTTGTTTGAGAATGTCTTTGGTGCAAAAGTGATATTTCGAAAGGTCTTTGGGGACTAA
- the recN gene encoding DNA repair protein RecN: MLSELTIKNFAIIDELTLSFSAGLNVLSGETGAGKSIIINAINLLQGRRTSTDIIRSDEEEAIVEALFDISDNNVILNKIDGLGIEKEENLVVKRVISHSGKNKVFINGGLATLGMLAGIGEDLIAISGQHESQLLLNPERHIDILDDFGSLHSLRERVGTLFKRLLKLSSELAELSHAADKRAERESLLDFQWNEIERANLRAGEDDDLKREKDILINSEKLLEYSNHAYNTIYGAKESVLENLKGAKNNIKDISRIDSSLVKLHDAMESSIIELEDIALYLRDYAQKIEFDPAKLEEVEQRLLEINKLKKKYGSTIGEIIQHKERIQRELGDISNSEDTIARLKNDLHDTEMEILKMAEDLSDKRRTAAEKLKDSIEKELWSVGMEKTVFEAGINNHRFNTRGSLYENIDIGDIRVTGKGIDNVEFLLSPNPGEPPKALSRIASGGELSRVILALKSILAQRGGVETLIFDEVDAGIGGKVADIVGQKLKSLSRFHQVICITHLPQIARFADTHYNINKGVKDGRAATSVMRLDKEERIGEIARMLAGAEITEAVKEHAREMIETVNIDSSLTGKKQR; this comes from the coding sequence ATGCTGAGTGAGCTTACTATTAAGAATTTTGCCATCATTGATGAATTAACCCTCTCTTTTTCTGCTGGCTTAAATGTGCTTTCTGGCGAGACAGGAGCCGGAAAATCCATAATAATCAATGCCATTAACCTGCTTCAGGGCAGAAGGACATCTACGGACATAATAAGAAGCGATGAAGAGGAGGCAATAGTAGAGGCACTTTTTGATATTTCTGATAACAACGTAATTTTAAATAAAATAGATGGGTTAGGAATTGAAAAAGAGGAAAACCTGGTTGTCAAACGAGTGATTTCTCACTCTGGCAAGAACAAGGTTTTTATAAATGGAGGGCTGGCTACCCTGGGTATGCTTGCCGGAATAGGAGAGGACCTGATTGCTATCTCAGGGCAGCATGAAAGCCAGTTGCTGCTCAATCCTGAAAGGCATATTGACATCCTTGACGACTTTGGCAGCCTCCATTCTCTCAGAGAGAGGGTAGGCACCCTTTTCAAGCGACTACTTAAACTGTCCAGTGAGTTGGCTGAACTTAGTCATGCTGCCGATAAGAGGGCAGAAAGGGAATCCCTTCTGGATTTTCAATGGAATGAAATAGAAAGGGCAAATCTCAGGGCTGGAGAAGATGATGACCTGAAGAGAGAGAAGGATATCCTTATAAATTCAGAGAAACTCCTGGAGTATTCTAACCATGCCTATAATACTATTTATGGAGCAAAAGAATCTGTATTGGAGAATCTAAAGGGGGCAAAAAACAATATCAAAGACATCTCCAGGATCGACAGTTCATTAGTAAAACTGCATGATGCCATGGAATCCTCTATCATTGAACTGGAAGATATAGCCTTATATCTTAGGGACTATGCACAGAAGATAGAATTCGATCCTGCCAAATTGGAGGAAGTGGAACAGAGGCTTCTGGAGATCAATAAACTGAAGAAGAAGTATGGTTCCACAATAGGTGAAATTATTCAACATAAGGAGAGAATACAGAGAGAACTGGGAGATATTTCAAATAGTGAAGACACTATAGCCCGACTTAAGAATGATCTCCATGATACTGAGATGGAAATACTGAAGATGGCAGAGGACCTCTCAGATAAGAGGAGAACCGCAGCAGAAAAACTGAAAGACAGCATTGAGAAAGAACTGTGGTCGGTGGGGATGGAGAAAACTGTATTTGAGGCGGGCATTAATAACCACCGTTTTAACACCAGGGGTAGTCTGTATGAAAATATAGATATAGGCGACATCAGGGTTACCGGTAAGGGGATAGATAATGTTGAATTTCTGTTATCACCCAATCCGGGTGAACCTCCAAAAGCCCTTTCCAGAATTGCATCAGGAGGGGAGTTGTCAAGGGTTATCCTTGCCTTAAAGAGCATATTGGCACAAAGGGGTGGGGTGGAGACATTGATCTTTGACGAGGTAGATGCTGGTATTGGCGGAAAGGTAGCTGATATAGTAGGTCAAAAACTCAAATCTCTCTCAAGGTTCCATCAGGTTATCTGTATTACCCATCTGCCTCAGATTGCTCGCTTTGCAGATACCCATTACAACATAAACAAGGGGGTCAAAGATGGTCGTGCTGCTACATCGGTTATGAGATTGGATAAGGAGGAAAGGATAGGCGAGATTGCACGAATGCTTGCCGGAGCGGAGATTACTGAGGCGGTTAAAGAGCATGCCAGAGAGATGATAGAGACCGTGAACATAGATAGTTCACTTACCGGAAAGAAGCAGAGATGA
- a CDS encoding NAD(+)/NADH kinase: protein MKKIGIIAKPNKPEAIEVTKRLVGWLVERSIEVFLDSALASLIKHPSGYDITRIPSLVDMIIVLGGDGTLLSVARVIGNRKVPILGVNLGGLGFLTAITMDELYPVLESVIRGDYKLSNRTALKVSLHREGKKVDEYRVLNDAVINKGALARIIDLEISINGKYLTTFKADGLIICTPTGSTAYSLSAGGPIVYPPLHSVIITPICPHTLTNRPLILPDNVTVEVTLISMNEDVFLTLDGQVGFAFDAGSMLEIKKAKSHVYLIEPLHKNYFEVLRAKLKWGER from the coding sequence ATGAAGAAGATCGGGATTATTGCAAAGCCGAATAAGCCGGAGGCAATAGAGGTTACAAAAAGGCTTGTTGGATGGTTAGTTGAGCGTTCTATTGAGGTCTTTTTAGACAGTGCACTGGCTTCCTTAATTAAGCACCCATCTGGCTATGATATAACCAGGATCCCTTCATTGGTGGATATGATTATCGTACTGGGCGGGGATGGAACCCTGCTCAGTGTTGCCAGGGTTATAGGCAACAGGAAGGTGCCGATTCTGGGGGTAAACCTGGGTGGGCTTGGGTTCCTCACCGCCATAACCATGGATGAGTTATACCCTGTTTTAGAAAGTGTTATCAGGGGTGACTACAAACTCAGCAATCGAACAGCGCTAAAAGTCAGTCTTCACCGTGAAGGGAAAAAGGTCGATGAATACAGAGTACTGAATGATGCAGTTATTAACAAAGGGGCTCTTGCCAGAATTATTGATTTAGAAATCAGTATAAATGGCAAGTATCTGACAACTTTTAAAGCCGATGGATTAATAATATGTACGCCCACAGGTTCAACGGCATATTCACTTTCTGCAGGAGGACCTATTGTTTATCCCCCTTTGCACTCTGTAATAATCACCCCTATCTGCCCCCATACCCTTACTAACAGGCCCCTTATTTTACCAGATAATGTAACTGTTGAAGTAACTCTTATCTCCATGAATGAGGATGTGTTCTTAACCCTGGATGGTCAGGTAGGTTTTGCCTTCGATGCCGGCAGTATGCTGGAGATAAAAAAGGCAAAAAGTCATGTTTACCTTATAGAGCCTCTCCATAAAAACTATTTCGAGGTTTTAAGAGCGAAGTTAAAATGGGGAGAAAGATAA
- the arfB gene encoding alternative ribosome rescue aminoacyl-tRNA hydrolase ArfB yields MLKISQNASIPDDEIELSAIRAQGTGGQNVNKVSSAIHLRFDINASSLSDFYKQRLLNLRDQRISKDGVIVIKAQKFRTQEKNREDALERLQKLIKGVAVTQKVRKPTRATIGSQERRLDSKSRRSKTKALRDRVSE; encoded by the coding sequence GTGCTAAAAATCTCCCAGAATGCTTCCATCCCTGATGATGAGATTGAACTTTCGGCAATACGGGCACAGGGGACCGGAGGACAGAATGTTAATAAAGTATCTTCGGCAATTCATCTGCGCTTTGATATCAATGCGTCCTCTCTATCCGATTTCTATAAGCAACGTCTGTTAAACCTTCGAGACCAGCGTATCAGCAAAGACGGTGTAATTGTTATCAAGGCCCAGAAATTTCGTACTCAGGAAAAAAATCGGGAAGATGCCCTTGAGCGTTTGCAGAAATTAATCAAAGGTGTGGCAGTTACACAGAAAGTCAGAAAGCCGACCAGAGCAACTATAGGCTCCCAGGAAAGGCGGCTTGACAGTAAGTCTCGAAGAAGTAAGACAAAGGCACTGCGAGACAGGGTTTCGGAGTAA